A genomic region of Trifolium pratense cultivar HEN17-A07 linkage group LG3, ARS_RC_1.1, whole genome shotgun sequence contains the following coding sequences:
- the LOC123917014 gene encoding homeobox-leucine zipper protein ATHB-6-like isoform X2, whose product MDEEEHQQQVLRKNKEEQSPRNNNVYGREFQSMLEGLDEEGCVEEPGQKKRRLSVDQVKALEKNFEVENKLEPDRKVKLAQELGLQPRQVAVWFQNRRARWKTKQLERDYGVLKAKYDALKLNHDNLQRDNENLHKEVKELKSRLQLQEENTTTESDVCVKQELLTMQESENTNFDETAILRSDSKDLNYDCFKGDVVASLFPADFKDGSSDSDSSAILNEENNSPNAAISSSGVLQNHNFFMSPGSSSLKFNCSESSSPSSMSSFQFQTQYVKMEEHNFLGTDETCDFFSDEQPPTLQWWN is encoded by the exons ATGGATGAAGAGGAACACCAACAACAAGTTTTGAGAAAAAACAAAG AGGAACAAAGTCCAAGGAACAACAACGTGTATGGAAGGGAATTTCAATCGATGTTAGAAGGACTAGATGAAGAAGGTTGTGTTGAAGAACCAGGACAGAAGAAAAGAAGACTAAGTGTGGATCAAGTTAAGGCTTTGGAGAAGAATTTTGAAGTTGAAAACAAGCTTGAACCTGATAGAAAAGTTAAGCTTGCTCAAGAACTTGGCTTGCAACCAAGACAAGTTGCTGTTTGGTTTCAAAACCGTCGTGCTAGATGGAAAACAAAACAGTTGGAAAGAGATTATGGTGTTCTTAAAGCCAAGTATGATGCACTTAAGCTTAATCATGACAATCTTCAACGTGACAATGAAAATTTGCACAAAGAG GTTAAGGAATTGAAATCAAGATTACAATTACAAGAAGAAAACACAACTACTGAAAGTGATGTTTGTGTGAAACAAGAGTTGCTGACAATGCAAGAATCAGAAAACACCAATTTTGATGAAACTGCCATTCTTAGATCCGATTCTAAGGACTTAAACTACGACTGTTTCAAAGGTGATGTAGTAGCTTCTCTGTTTCCTGCTGATTTCAAAGATGGTTCTTCAGATAGCGACTCAAGTGCAATcttgaatgaagaaaacaacAGTCCCAACGCAGCGATTTCTTCATCTGGGGTTCTTCAAAATCATAACTTTTTTATGTCTCCTGGTTCTTCTTCACTTAAGTTCAATTGTTCTGAATCGTCTTCGCCATCTTCAATGAGTAGCTTTCAGTTTCAGACACAATATGTGAAAATGGAAGAGCATAATTTTCTTGGTACTGATGAGACTTGTGATTTCTTCTCAGATGAACAACCACCAACTCTTCAATGGTGGAATtaa
- the LOC123917014 gene encoding homeobox-leucine zipper protein ATHB-6-like isoform X1 — translation MKRLGSSDSLGALMTTCPPPEEQSPRNNNVYGREFQSMLEGLDEEGCVEEPGQKKRRLSVDQVKALEKNFEVENKLEPDRKVKLAQELGLQPRQVAVWFQNRRARWKTKQLERDYGVLKAKYDALKLNHDNLQRDNENLHKEVKELKSRLQLQEENTTTESDVCVKQELLTMQESENTNFDETAILRSDSKDLNYDCFKGDVVASLFPADFKDGSSDSDSSAILNEENNSPNAAISSSGVLQNHNFFMSPGSSSLKFNCSESSSPSSMSSFQFQTQYVKMEEHNFLGTDETCDFFSDEQPPTLQWWN, via the exons ATGAAGAGACTTGGTAGCTCTGATTCTTTAGGTGCCCTCATGACAACTTGTCCACCACCAG AGGAACAAAGTCCAAGGAACAACAACGTGTATGGAAGGGAATTTCAATCGATGTTAGAAGGACTAGATGAAGAAGGTTGTGTTGAAGAACCAGGACAGAAGAAAAGAAGACTAAGTGTGGATCAAGTTAAGGCTTTGGAGAAGAATTTTGAAGTTGAAAACAAGCTTGAACCTGATAGAAAAGTTAAGCTTGCTCAAGAACTTGGCTTGCAACCAAGACAAGTTGCTGTTTGGTTTCAAAACCGTCGTGCTAGATGGAAAACAAAACAGTTGGAAAGAGATTATGGTGTTCTTAAAGCCAAGTATGATGCACTTAAGCTTAATCATGACAATCTTCAACGTGACAATGAAAATTTGCACAAAGAG GTTAAGGAATTGAAATCAAGATTACAATTACAAGAAGAAAACACAACTACTGAAAGTGATGTTTGTGTGAAACAAGAGTTGCTGACAATGCAAGAATCAGAAAACACCAATTTTGATGAAACTGCCATTCTTAGATCCGATTCTAAGGACTTAAACTACGACTGTTTCAAAGGTGATGTAGTAGCTTCTCTGTTTCCTGCTGATTTCAAAGATGGTTCTTCAGATAGCGACTCAAGTGCAATcttgaatgaagaaaacaacAGTCCCAACGCAGCGATTTCTTCATCTGGGGTTCTTCAAAATCATAACTTTTTTATGTCTCCTGGTTCTTCTTCACTTAAGTTCAATTGTTCTGAATCGTCTTCGCCATCTTCAATGAGTAGCTTTCAGTTTCAGACACAATATGTGAAAATGGAAGAGCATAATTTTCTTGGTACTGATGAGACTTGTGATTTCTTCTCAGATGAACAACCACCAACTCTTCAATGGTGGAATtaa
- the LOC123917015 gene encoding RING-H2 finger protein ATL54-like, producing the protein MVFHMRNNLLHLYHYNHDSPNPSPQQSPVTQTSYQILHHFHIHIHTLHIAIIATACFVTTLMLLLIFYISLRRSYHSRRHNLNHNNNYVRRNTPILFDVHGYTDSTISNDDGDDDDDERFMVIDHPIWLIRTIGLQQSTIDSITVLKYRKNEGLFDGTECSVCLGEFQEEESLKLLPKCSHAFHVPCIDTWLRSHKNCPLCRAPVVNDAAEVSVTVTDDQLDSNISGESLNQEEGQIENFDNVVVEGLGSQSHNVGEFEIIIVDNDDSDSSVSSSERVNKNNIA; encoded by the coding sequence ATGGTTTTTCATATGAGAAATAATCTCCTTCATTTATATCATTACAATCATGATAGCCCAAATCCTTCCCCTCAACAATCACCTGTTACACAAACTTCCTATCAAATACTTCATCATTTTCATATCCATATTCATACACTTCATATCGCGATTATCGCCACAGCTTGCTTCGTTACCACTCTTATGCTTCTTTTAATCTTTTACATTTCCCTAAGGAGAAGCTACCACTCAAGAAGACATAACCTTAACCATAACAATAACTATGTCCGAAGAAACACGCCTATATTGTTCGATGTTCATGGTTATACAGATTCTACCATTTcaaatgatgatggtgatgatgatgatgatgagaggTTTATGGTCATTGATCACCCCATCTGGTTAATCCGAACAATAGGGCTTCAACAATCGACTATAGATTCGATTACAGTGTTGAAGTATAGAAAAAATGAAGGACTTTTTGATGGAACAGAGTGTTCTGTTTGTTTAGGTGAATTTCAAGAAGAAGAGAGTCTCAAACTTTTGCCTAAGTGTAGCCATGCTTTTCACGTGCCTTGTATTGATACTTGGCTTAGATCACATAAAAATTGTCCGTTGTGTCGCGCACCTGTGGTTAATGATGCTGCAGAGGTGAGTGTCACAGTTACTGATGATCAGCTTGATTCAAATATTTCTGGTGAGAGTTTGAACCAAGAAGAGGGACAGATAGAAAATTTTGATAATGTTGTTGTGGAAGGATTAGGATCACAATCACATAATGTAGGAGAATTTGAAATTATTATAGTTGATAATGATGATAGTGATTCTAGTGTATCATCTAGTGAAAgggtaaataaaaataatattgcttaa